In the Wyeomyia smithii strain HCP4-BCI-WySm-NY-G18 chromosome 2, ASM2978416v1, whole genome shotgun sequence genome, one interval contains:
- the LOC129722361 gene encoding UDP-glucosyltransferase 2-like, protein MAGRVALGLLFISIIVLAEGARILTIMPLGGKSHDIIGTAFAKVLAGAGHDVTVITAYASKKLPKNYREIVLTGLLEKAMEGQGAPNFFEMRGGIIASFFMLVMMYGMMPGRMSELAMEHPNVVSLLKSDEKFDVVLLESFVAEQFYGLAQHFDAHLITFSAVGNSLWTNGLVGCPHPTSHLGHFLLSYTDRMTFWERFVNTAFTGFDRIYYNWFYLPTQKKYYDLAFPNAKQSFEQQMKNVSLVFLNQHFTLSSPRPYPPNMIEVGGIQIDDPKPLPKDLQTYLDEATEGVVYFCMGSNLKSKDLPAVKRDAFLRAFGKLKQRVLWKFEDENLSNKPGNLKISPWVPQNDLLAHPNVKLFITHGGNLGTTESLYHGKPMVGIPIFGDQMLNIEKSVRAGYALRLDFDDISEDTVGRAINTVLNDPSYARNAKLVSDRLRDQPMTPRQTVVYWVEYVLRHGGAPQLRSPAMELSYLQYNSIDVYAVMLLLLVVIVATNVIIVKKLYRKVLRRSCPAGGKEKKA, encoded by the exons ATGGCCGGACGAGTAGCTCTCGGGTTGTTGTTCATATCAATTATCGTCTTGGCAGAAGGCGCTAGAATTCTGACCATCATGCCGTTGGGTGGTAAATCGCACGACATCATAGGAACTGCCTTCGCAAAAGTGCTTGCCGGTGCTGGCCACGATGTGACTGTGATAACGGCCTACGCTTCTAAGAAGTTGCCGAAGAATTATCGGGAAATCGTGCTAACTGGATTGCTAGAAAAAGCTATGGAAGGTCAAGGTGCTCCTAACTTTTTTGAAATGCGAGGAGGAATTATAGCTTCCTTTTTTATGTTGGTGATGATGTACGGAATGATGCCCGGCAGGATGTCCGAGTTGGCAATGGAGCATCCAAACGTTGTGAGTCTCTTGAAATCCGACGAAAAGTTTGATGTAGTTCTGTTGGAATCCTTCGTAGCCGAACAGTTTTATGGATTAGCACAACACTTCGATGCACATCTGATTACCTTTTCCGCTGTCGGAAACTCATTATGGACCAACGGCCTCGTCGGATGTCCTCATCCAACGTCGCACTTGGGACACTTTTTACTCAGCTACACTGATCGCATGACATTTTGGGAACGATTCGTAAACACAGCCTTCACTGGATTCGATCGGATCTATTACAACTGGTTCTATTTGCCGACGCAGAAAAAATACTACGATTTAGCGTTTCCCAATGCTAAACAAAGCTTCGAACAGCAGATGAAAAATGTTTCCTTAGTTTTCCTGAACCAACACTTCACACTTAGCAGTCCTAGACCATATCCACCCAACATGATCGAAGTAGGAGGGATTCAAATCGATGACCCAAAACCGTTACCAAAG GACTTGCAAACGTATCTTGACGAAGCTACAGAAGGAGTTGTCTATTTTTGCATGGGTTCTAACTTAAAATCAAAGGATCTTCCAGCTGTGAAGCGAGACGCCTTTCTGAGAGCGTTTGGCAAACTAAAGCAGCGTGTTCTGTGGAAGTTTGAGGATGAAAATCTTTCCAACAAGCcaggaaatttgaaaatcagccCCTGGGTTCCGCAAAATGATTTGTTGGCCCATCCGAATGtgaaactattcattacacatGGAGGTAACCTCGGCACGACGGAATCCTTATACCACGGTAAACCGATGGTAGGAATACCGATCTTCGGAGACCAAATGTTGAACATTGAAAAGTCCGTACGTGCTGGTTACGCCTTGCGACTTGATTTCGATGACATTAGTGAGGATACGGTGGGACGAGCTATCAACACGGTACTGAACGATCCATCATATGCGAGAAATGCGAAATTAGTTTCGGATAGGTTGCGAGATCAACCGATGACTCCGAGGCAAACCGTTGTTTACTGGGTGGAATACGTGCTGCGACACGGTGGAGCACCGCAGCTGCGTTCACCCGCAATGGAATTATCTTATTTACAGTACAATTCAATAGATGTGTACGCCGTAATGCTGTTGCTTTTAGTGGTAATTGTGGCAACTAATGTGATCATTGTGAAGAAGCTATACCGGAAGGTGCTCCGAAGGAGTTGCCCGGCTGGTGGAAAAGAGAAGAAAGCCTAA
- the LOC129722360 gene encoding UDP-glycosyltransferase UGT5-like, whose translation MAGRVALGLLLISIVALAEGARILTILPSGGKSHDIIATAFGRVLAGAGHDVTVITPYASKKLPKNYREIVLTGLLEKAMEGQGAPNFFDWKGGVIGSSFMLVMMYGMMPGKMYELAMEHPNVVNLLKSDEKFDVVLLESFITEQFYGLAQHFDAHLITFSAFGNSLWTNGLVGCPHPTSHLGHFLLSYTDRMTFWERFINTAFTEFDRIYYNWFYLPTQKKYYDLAFPNAKQSFEQQMKNVSLVFLNTHFTLSSPRPYPPNMIEVGGIQMDDPKPLPKDLKTYLDEATEGVVYFCMGSNIKSKDLPPVKRDAFLKAFGKLKQRVLWKFEDENLPNKPGNVKISPWVPQSDLLAHPNVKLFITHGGNLGTTESLYHGKPMVGIPIFGDQMMNIEKSVRAGYALRLDLDDISEETVGRAVNKVLNDPSYARNAKLVSDRLRDQPMTPRQTVVYWVEYVLRHGGAPQLRSPAMELSYLQYKSLDVYAVMLLLLVVIVATNVFLAKKLYRKVFRKSCPAGGKQKKA comes from the exons ATGGCTGGACGAGTAGCTCTCGGGTTGCTGCTCATATCAATTGTCGCCTTGGCAGAAGGCGCTAGAATACTAACCATCTTGCCAAGCGGTGGTAAATCGCACGACATCATAGCAACCGCCTTCGGGAGAGTGCTTGCCGGTGCTGGCCACGATGTGACTGTGATAACGCCCTACGCTTCTAAGAAGCTGCCGAAGAATTATCGAGAAATCGTGCTAACTGGATTGCTTGAAAAAGCTATGGAAGGTCAAGGTGCACCGAACTTTTTTGATTGGAAGGGCGGAGTTATAGGTTCATCCTTTATGTTGGTGATGATGTACGGAATGATGCCTGGCAAGATGTACGAGTTAGCAATGGAGCATCCGAACGTTGTGAATCTTTTGAAATCTGATGAAAAATTTGATGTTGTTCTGTTGGAGTCCTTCATAACAGAGCAATTCTATGGATTAGCGCAACACTTTGATGCACATCTGATTACGTTTTCTGCATTCGGAAACTCGCTATGGACTAACGGCTTAGTTGGATGTCCGCATCCAACGTCGCACTTGGGACACTTTTTACTCAGCTACACCGATCGCATGACATTTTGGGAACGGTTCATAAACACTGCCTTCACTGAGTTCGATCGGATCTACTACAATTGGTTCTATTTGCCAACGCAGAAAAAATACTACGATTTGGCGTTTCCGAATGCCAAACAAAGCTTCGAACAGCAGATGAAAAATGTTTCCCTAGTTTTTCTGAACACACATTTCACACTAAGCAGTCCTAGACCTTATCCACCCAACATGATCGAAGTCGGAGGAATTCAAATGGATGATCCAAAACCGTTACCGAAG GACTTAAAAACATATCTTGATGAAGCCACGGAGGGAGTAGTCTATTTCTGCATGGGTTCCAACATAAAATCAAAGGATCTCCCACCTGTGAAGCGAGACGCCTTCTTGAAGGCGTTCGGAAAACTGAAGCAGCGTGTTTTGTGGAAGTTTGAGGACGAAAATCTTCCCAACAAGCCAGGAAATGTAAAAATCAGTCCCTGGGTTCCGCAGAGTGATTTGTTGGCCCATCCGAACGTGAAACTGTTCATTACACATGGAGGTAACCTCGGCACGACGGAATCCTTGTACCACGGTAAACCGATGGTGGGAATACCGATCTTCGGAGACCAAATGATGAACATTGAAAAGTCCGTACGTGCTGGATACGCCTTGCGACTCGATTTGGATGACATTAGTGAGGAAACGGTGGGACGGGCTGTCAACAAGGTACTGAACGATCCGTCATACGCAAGAAATGCGAAACTTGTGTCGGACCGGTTGAGAGATCAACCGATGACTCCGCGGCAAACCGTCGTTTATTGGGTGGAATACGTTCTGCGACATGGTGGAGCACCGCAGCTACGTTCACCCGCAATGGAATTATCCTATTTACAGTACAAATCACTCGATGTGTACGCCGTAATGCTGTTGCTGTTGGTGGTTATTGTGGCAACTAATGTGTTCCTCGCGAAGAAGTTATACCGAAAAGTGTTCCGAAAGAGTTGTCCAGCTGGTGGAAAACAGAAGAAAGCCTAA